The genome window gtgcaGCGGGTATTTACCAACTTGAATTGTTAATTTATGTCAGGAAGATTGCTTAAAAGTTTCATAAAAATAGACATTGTCAAATATATAAAGTAGTTAAATACCACATACTCAGGTTCTAAGGTTTGGAGtgaataattatataaacTGCTATCGAAAGTATACAATAATATTCAATAAAGAGTTGttaaatttcctttttttaatATCAAACTCAAAAAGTATCGTTAAATAGTTTTAAACTTTTCCAATACGGTGGCAACATCTAACTATCGATAGTTTACCGACGCACACGTTTCTACTGTACCCCAATTTGGTCTCACTAATTTATTGCGCTGTATTTTTCTGGATAATTTTCGCGTCGTTTCTTCGATTATTTCATCACTTAGCAAAGTGTGCGTTTGCACATAGGCAAACAAAATAGAGAATTGGGTCGATTCCATCGCCATGGGCCGCCGCTGCTGCGTGGCCAACTGCCCGTCGACGTCGCGTCTTTTGGAGCACAACGGCGTGACCTACCACTCCTTCCCCCTGGATCCCATCATCCGGGCCATTTGGATCAAGAACTCGCGCATCAGCCTGGAGCGCCAGATCACCAAGAGCGTGCTGGTCTGTTCACGCCACTTCCGCCGTTTGGACTTCAATACGATCCGCAATGGGAAGTATCTGCTCAAGCCGCGCGTCTTTCCCACCGTTTTTCCGTGGGGCAAGATGGAGACCGCGGAGATCGAAGCTGACCAACGGGCACTTCAGCATGTCAGCGTGGAGGGAACGTCTGAAACCCCGGGAAATGCTCAGTCATCGACCAATGACGATATAGCGGTACAGAAAATAGTTGCGAAAATCATGTCGGAAACTGAAGAACGCAAGGCCAAGGAGGAAGGTAAAACAGACAAAGCGCAGGATGATGGTAAAACTACACCCGAAAGCGGCGAAGATGCAAACCAGGCAGCTGCAAAGGAACCCCCAGGGACTCCGGTAGCCCCAAGCAGCGATGCCACAGTCCCAGCTCCTGGATCCGCCTCCAGTTCGAACTCCCCTTTGCCCGGCACACCGCCCAAGTACAGTAACCCACATAACCTGACTATCGGCGCCCGTTTGGAGGCGCTCAGTGTGGAGGGCAACTGGTTGCCTGCCCGAATCGTGGAAGTAAACGAGACGGAGCAGACGCTACTTGTGCGCTTTGAGCGCAATCACAAGCTAAAGGTGTCACCGTCGACCAGCGGCAGCTTTCAGGAGTGGATGGCCATCAAGTCGGAGCGGCTGAGGCAGCGCCTCAGCAACCGTGTGCTGCCCGTCTTTGAGTTGGACGAGAAGTGCATGGCCCGCTGGTCGGGCCCGCGTAAGTTTCCAGGAACCATACGCAAGTTGCTGGGAAACGATACTTACGAGGTTCTCTTCGACGATGGTTACGTTAAGAACGTGCGCGCCGTGCACATGAACAAGATGCCTAAGCAGTTGCCCCCTGTTCAGGCAGCGGAAGAGGGTGCCTCAAAGCCACCTACTCCTGTTGGAACTTTAGTTAGCTCTGCACCTGTGGCTCCGAAGAGGGCGAGCACAGGCAGCGTTGGCGGAGGCAGTGGCTCTTCGGGCAGCAAGAAGAGCAAATCTGCTCCTCAGCGCAGGGATTGGCCGTTGCTGGACATGGCCAGTTTGGATATAGGTAAGAACACCGAAAGGGGAATGTTATTTTTGCCTTAAACTTAAACTTTGACTTTCGTAACCAACAGCATCCCTTGGACTCCCAGAAATACCGCATGACGGCGAGTGGACTTGTCATTGGGTAAATGACCAGCCTATTGGAACCGAGGGTTTCCTGATTGTGGGCGAGCACCAGAAACCCACTGTTATCGTGCAGGATTGGCGTCTGCCTCCTGGCTGGATCAAGCACATGTACCAGCGCTCCAACGTCCTCGGCAAGTGGGATGTTATTCTGGTCTCTCCCAGCGGCAAACGTTTCCGCTCCAAGTCCGACTTGAAGTTGTTCCTTGAGTCCCAGAATCTGGTCTACAACCCTGATGTTTACGACTTTAGCATCCATCGACGTCGTGCCAAAGACATCAATGCTTACGTTTACACACACGGCTACAATCCGCAGCCACCGCCCAAGCCCAAGCCCATGGATGTGTCGATGAACTCCTCGCTGGACCAGAGCATCACCTCGCAGCATTCTTTGCCTTCTACTCCGATGCCGGTGAAAGAAAGCCAGTACATGGAAGCACCGGTGGCCTCGCTTATGCCACCAGCCGAGTTAATGTCGCCGCAGACGCAGCCTGTCGATGAGACAAAGCCCAAGACAGGACCAGAAATACTGGAAGCCAGTGAGGAAGGTACCTCTCAGCTTTTGTTAGGAGATTCTCATGTGGTGGAAAATGGCTTTGGTAAGTATATGCAATTCGAAATAACATGTGCCATATTAACATAATTTATAATTCCATATTCCAGCTTTCATTGGGGGCTTAAAAGTCAAAATGCAAGACAATCTTTATGTATGCCCGCGCGAAGATTGCGCCAAGACCTATCGCAAAGAAGACTTTCTGCTAATCCACATTCGCCATTATCACAAGGAGTTTGCAGAGTGAGTAATATTCATTCAAAACTCATGACACCTAACTTACTTTAAATTTACAGACACGTCAGCCACTGTCCAAAGATGCAGGAACTAGCGGTCAAACGTACACACCCCTCATCCATCGATCAAGTTGAGGGGGtgccaaaaaaccaaatacccAACCAGCAATTCTTTGCCAAATTGCACCAGCAGGATTTGCAGCAGTCACGATCGTTTAAACGACAGAGTGTATCAGCTACGGCCCCATCTTCTGGAGGACCGACAACTCCATCTGACATACCGCCTAAGACCCTGTTATCTCCTAAGATGGAGCTACCAAGTGTGTCGCCAACTGTTGAAAGCGTCATTAAACAAGAAGATGTTGCGCTGGACGCTGGTGCAACTCAGTCGTTTAACACTTCATTGAGCCGCTCCTGCAAGCGTGCACGCTTGTCGCCATCGAAGCGGCCATCTGGCTCGCGGAAGAGTAACCGCCAGCGCTCTCAGCGTCGCCCCTTTTTGTCAGACAACCCAGCTGGTCCTGGCTTAACCGAACAAGACGTTGAGGAGACACGGCAATCATTTAACACCCCTACTCCGGATACGCGCGTCGATTCGAAGAAACGCCGCGGTGGTGCGGCAACAACTCCCATCAGTTCCGTTGACTCACCAGCCATGGGAGATTCGGTGTCCACGCCATCATCTAATGACCAGGCCGACATTAATGCAGCCCTTGCCCCACCACCAACTGAAGCGCTAAGCAAAGCACCGCAGTACATCAAGGAAAATGGTGAACTAATTCGAATTGTGCGCATGCGGCAGGAGGAGATCATTAATTGCATCTGCGAGTATGGCGAAGAGGACGGCCTAATGATCCAATGTGAATTGTGTCTATGCTGGCAACACGGTGCATGCAACGGAATTGTCAAAGAGTCAGATGTACCGGACAAGTATGTGTGCTACATTTGCCGTAATCCGCAGAGAGGTCGGGAATCGATGAAATTTAAGCACGACCAGGACTGGCTATTCGAAGGCAAGTTGCCGATGGCCGCGTATCACACTGCAAATCCACAGGCCACCAAACAATTCGAGCTCTTGAAGCGCTCGCACACGCTGACCGGCAATTTGCTAGATGCCAAGCGATCGATGCACTCGCTGCTGGTGAAGATTAACATCGCACGCAACCGCTGTCATCCAAAGCTTTATCTGTGGGCCAAAAAGTGGGACGAAGACAATCTGGACTCTACGGCGTTGACACCGGTTAAACGACCAAAATTGGAGTCCCCTGACCTTCCGAACGTTCCGCAACCGGAAGCTGCCATCGATCCGGAGGAGTGCCAGTACCGTTTGATCGAGCATGTGAAGGTGCAGCAGTCCTTGGTCCTCGATCGGCTGAATGACATCGAAGCCGAAATGGACGGTTAGTATCCCAAAACTAATTTTTGCTACGAGTGTATAtgaatctatatatatttttgaatttcttttagaACTTGAAAAGGAGGACACGTTGGATGACTTAAAGGACGCTGACATCTCGACCACGAAAGAGGCGCTGGCCACGTTTATCAAGGAGCTCGAAACCATGAAACGCCTTGCCAAGCTCAACCAGGTGGCCAATATGAAGCAGACCCTCAGAGATTCTACCACTAGCAAGTAGCATTTCCATTGAACACTGTTATAAGGGTTTTATGAGGATTTTCTTGTATGCTATTTTCGAACTGTTTCCATGATTTTGCAGACGTGTAGATAGTAACCGTACAAGCTTTTTctgttcaaaaaaatattgcTATACTTTATAAAGTTTGATAAtataatgcaatttaaatgtaTACTCTTTTAAAGTTAACCATGTGAgaatacagaaaattataatttcatGCCCAATTATAAAGTTAAGATGCTTGATGATAAAACCTGACTACAAGGCGTATTTGTGACGTCTTTGTACTCGGGACTTGGTCGCAGATATGGGTTGTTGGCGATCTCTTTGCTCCATAGCTTGGTTCGCCGCGATGTCGGCGGGCCAGGAGACGCTTTCCGACTCCCCGCAGGATAGCACACCTTTGTTGGCCACAACTGTGTCGACCATGAAGGTGATAAGTTTCCGCCCTCGTTATCCTTACATCGTCTCCATCGGGGAGAACCTTAAAGGATACTACAAGCACCTCTGCGTGGGCGTAATACTTTCGAATGAGTTCGTGCTCAGTGCGGCCCACTGCCTCCAAACGAATCCAACCAAAGAACTGTACGTGGCCGGTGGCGCCGATTCGCTTAACAGCCGGAAGCAGACCCGCTTCTTCGTCGTGGAAAGAAGATGGCATCCCCAGTTTAGGATGCTCGGCGGCAACGACATTGCCGTGTTGAGGATTTACCCCAAATTCCCGCTCGACGATGTGCGATTTCGTAGCATTAACTTCGCTGGAAAGCCACAAAGGGATAGTGGCATCCAGGCCTCGCTGGTTGGCTGGGGTCGGGTTGGCGTCGGCAAGATAAGGAAACTCCAGGAGATGCCCTTCTTGACCATGGAAAACGATGAGTGCCTGCGAAGCCATCGCTTCGTTTTCCTCAAACCGCTCGACATCTGTGCGATGCATTTGAAAGGACCTCGAGGTCCCTGTGACGTAAGTGGATCAGAAATACTCCAGAAATTCATATTCGAAgatcaatttaatttttgaactTAAGAATATGTTTTACAACTAATCtcaaatatttaatcattatAAAATTTGAAACTAGAAAACATATTCTTTTCAAATTCCTTTGGTTTACAAAATCTAGCCGTTTTAAAGAGATACTtaggattttatttatagaaGTCCTATGATTTTTTAGCAAGAATAAACACAATTGGTGTAAAATAAcagttaaataaaaaatttttttaacatttcaGGGAGATTCTGGAGCTCCCTTGATGAATGTGGCAAAAGAGAAGCTGTACGGATTACTTTCCTACGGTCGGAAAGCCTGCACTCCATTAAAACCATATGCCTTCACTCGCATCAACGCATACTCGAGCTGGATTCAGGAATCCATGGACTATATGGCTGCGAGTTTAAAAGTTATAAGAATGAATCGCACTGTATGGAAAGATGGGTTATAGCAGGTTTTTAAGAAATATGTATGTTCTTTTCTATCTAGGGTTATAACTAAAAGATACAAATTAATTATCAGTAAAATCCTTATAATATagtattataataatatttaataaaacttaatttataaCGAATATTACGGGGATTTTATTGGCAATGATGCGTTTTGGTGTGAATTGGTGCTTTGACCGTGCTATCGATACCTATCGCTTAGACGATTTGAGCTTTCGGCCAGTAGGTGGCGCTCTTATGCCATCCCTAGTTCGGCGTTCATatgaaaaatcaaaacaaaaactcgaACAACAAttctatataaataaaagCTTTTTCCCATCGCTCTATTACTACGTAAGTGTCCATCGGTGTAGAAGCTACGCCACCGATTGCAATGTGGTCTAGGCTTATTCAAATATTTCGCCCCCTCAGAAGCTTTCGAATGTCGCACTCACCGCCGCCGGCTAGCAATTGCGAGGAGGCTCTCATCCAGCTGAAAAACTTTGGATATGCATTCGATGGAGGTAAGTAGGATGTTGCACATAGTGGCTACTTGACAATATGATCTGTCCGTTTGCCTCCTGCAGAAGGAGTCCTGCGCAAAGTCGATCCCGCCACCGGGGAGCCCGGGAAGGAGCTCTTTTCCTACAACGTCA of Drosophila mauritiana strain mau12 chromosome 3R, ASM438214v1, whole genome shotgun sequence contains these proteins:
- the LOC117143460 gene encoding uncharacterized protein LOC117143460 — its product is MGRRCCVANCPSTSRLLEHNGVTYHSFPLDPIIRAIWIKNSRISLERQITKSVLVCSRHFRRLDFNTIRNGKYLLKPRVFPTVFPWGKMETAEIEADQRALQHVSVEGTSETPGNAQSSTNDDIAVQKIVAKIMSETEERKAKEEGKTDKAQDDGKTTPESGEDANQAAAKEPPGTPVAPSSDATVPAPGSASSSNSPLPGTPPKYSNPHNLTIGARLEALSVEGNWLPARIVEVNETEQTLLVRFERNHKLKVSPSTSGSFQEWMAIKSERLRQRLSNRVLPVFELDEKCMARWSGPRKFPGTIRKLLGNDTYEVLFDDGYVKNVRAVHMNKMPKQLPPVQAAEEGASKPPTPVGTLVSSAPVAPKRASTGSVGGGSGSSGSKKSKSAPQRRDWPLLDMASLDIASLGLPEIPHDGEWTCHWVNDQPIGTEGFLIVGEHQKPTVIVQDWRLPPGWIKHMYQRSNVLGKWDVILVSPSGKRFRSKSDLKLFLESQNLVYNPDVYDFSIHRRRAKDINAYVYTHGYNPQPPPKPKPMDVSMNSSLDQSITSQHSLPSTPMPVKESQYMEAPVASLMPPAELMSPQTQPVDETKPKTGPEILEASEEGTSQLLLGDSHVVENGFAFIGGLKVKMQDNLYVCPREDCAKTYRKEDFLLIHIRHYHKEFAEHVSHCPKMQELAVKRTHPSSIDQVEGVPKNQIPNQQFFAKLHQQDLQQSRSFKRQSVSATAPSSGGPTTPSDIPPKTLLSPKMELPSVSPTVESVIKQEDVALDAGATQSFNTSLSRSCKRARLSPSKRPSGSRKSNRQRSQRRPFLSDNPAGPGLTEQDVEETRQSFNTPTPDTRVDSKKRRGGAATTPISSVDSPAMGDSVSTPSSNDQADINAALAPPPTEALSKAPQYIKENGELIRIVRMRQEEIINCICEYGEEDGLMIQCELCLCWQHGACNGIVKESDVPDKYVCYICRNPQRGRESMKFKHDQDWLFEGKLPMAAYHTANPQATKQFELLKRSHTLTGNLLDAKRSMHSLLVKINIARNRCHPKLYLWAKKWDEDNLDSTALTPVKRPKLESPDLPNVPQPEAAIDPEECQYRLIEHVKVQQSLVLDRLNDIEAEMDELEKEDTLDDLKDADISTTKEALATFIKELETMKRLAKLNQVANMKQTLRDSTTSK
- the LOC117143461 gene encoding granzyme M — protein: MGCWRSLCSIAWFAAMSAGQETLSDSPQDSTPLLATTVSTMKVISFRPRYPYIVSIGENLKGYYKHLCVGVILSNEFVLSAAHCLQTNPTKELYVAGGADSLNSRKQTRFFVVERRWHPQFRMLGGNDIAVLRIYPKFPLDDVRFRSINFAGKPQRDSGIQASLVGWGRVGVGKIRKLQEMPFLTMENDECLRSHRFVFLKPLDICAMHLKGPRGPCDGDSGAPLMNVAKEKLYGLLSYGRKACTPLKPYAFTRINAYSSWIQESMDYMAASLKVIRMNRTVWKDGL